A stretch of the Mycobacterium sp. ITM-2016-00317 genome encodes the following:
- a CDS encoding serine/threonine-protein kinase: MTEPEPRSRVGSQIGPYRLRRLLGKGGMGEVYEAEDTVRERVVALKLLPEAVSHDPVFRTRLQREAHAAGRLQEPHVVPIHDYGEIDGLLFVDMRLIDGTDLRTILRERGPMDPARATAVVRQIASALDSAHRAGILHRDVKPENILLDHDDFAYLVDFGIANAATDETLTQLGTAVGTYAYMAPERFGGGEVDHRADVYALTCVLYECLTGVPPFRGDSVSAVIAAHLNNPPPRPSAQRPGLPAGLDEVVARGLAKRPQDRYPSAGEMARAAADAVAVTWPPMPPGRESKGPMVAFLAAGAVIVLTLAGLGIWLMVRSGDSTEATDASDSMAARTDGAVPTSPEPSRRTRTATTPALPSDSADEQLMSLLSGGHDSSNCQPVQPPAAGAVATVDCTQALTPSGPAFARYSIFADRNALDAAFNEAVQVNSELMQCPGSGIDSPTTWHYVDSPDQVVGQIACGTYNDNADVVWTNDEYLLLVDAQGSDLAELHNWWLQYG, encoded by the coding sequence ATGACCGAGCCCGAGCCCCGTTCCCGGGTCGGCTCCCAGATAGGGCCCTACCGGCTGCGGCGCCTGCTCGGCAAGGGCGGCATGGGCGAGGTCTACGAGGCCGAGGACACCGTCCGGGAGCGGGTCGTGGCACTGAAGTTGTTGCCCGAGGCGGTCTCTCACGACCCGGTGTTCCGGACCAGGCTCCAGCGGGAGGCACACGCGGCGGGCCGGCTGCAGGAACCTCATGTGGTGCCGATCCACGACTACGGCGAGATCGACGGGCTGTTGTTCGTCGACATGCGACTCATCGACGGCACCGACCTGCGCACGATCCTCCGGGAGCGGGGGCCGATGGATCCCGCGCGAGCGACGGCGGTCGTACGGCAGATCGCCTCGGCGCTGGACTCCGCGCACCGCGCCGGCATCCTGCATCGCGACGTGAAGCCGGAGAACATCCTGCTCGACCACGACGACTTCGCGTATCTGGTGGACTTCGGCATCGCGAACGCGGCCACCGACGAGACGCTGACCCAGCTCGGCACGGCCGTCGGGACCTACGCCTACATGGCTCCGGAGCGGTTCGGCGGCGGTGAGGTCGACCACCGGGCCGACGTGTACGCGCTGACGTGCGTGCTCTACGAATGCCTGACCGGGGTGCCGCCGTTCCGGGGCGACAGTGTCAGCGCGGTGATCGCGGCTCATCTCAACAATCCGCCGCCGCGCCCCAGCGCGCAGCGCCCCGGGCTTCCCGCCGGTCTCGACGAGGTCGTCGCCCGTGGTCTGGCCAAGCGTCCGCAGGACCGCTATCCGTCAGCCGGCGAGATGGCCAGGGCCGCCGCCGATGCGGTGGCCGTCACCTGGCCGCCGATGCCGCCGGGCCGGGAGTCGAAGGGACCGATGGTCGCGTTCCTGGCCGCCGGGGCGGTGATCGTGTTGACGCTGGCCGGTCTGGGCATCTGGTTGATGGTGCGCTCCGGGGACTCCACGGAGGCGACGGACGCGTCGGACTCGATGGCGGCGCGCACCGACGGCGCCGTGCCGACGTCGCCGGAGCCCAGCCGGCGGACCCGGACCGCGACCACCCCGGCCCTGCCGTCGGACTCTGCGGACGAGCAGTTGATGAGCCTGCTCTCCGGCGGTCACGACAGCTCGAACTGCCAGCCGGTGCAGCCGCCCGCCGCCGGCGCGGTCGCCACCGTGGACTGCACGCAGGCGCTCACCCCCAGCGGGCCCGCGTTCGCCAGGTACTCGATCTTCGCGGACCGGAACGCGCTCGACGCGGCGTTCAACGAAGCGGTGCAGGTGAACTCCGAGCTGATGCAGTGCCCCGGCAGCGGCATCGACTCGCCGACGACCTGGCACTACGTCGACAGCCCGGATCAGGTGGTCGGCCAGATCGCCTGCGGCACCTACAACGACAACGCAGACGTGGTGTGGACCAACGACGAGTACCTGTTGCTGGTCGACGCGCAGGGATCCGATCTGGCGGAGCTGCACAACTGGTGGTTGCAGTACGGATAG
- a CDS encoding lipid-transfer protein, producing MRRVFVIGVGMTKFEKPGRREGWDYPDMARESGTNALADAGVDYTEIQQGFVGYCSGDSTSGQRALYELGMTGIPIVNVNNNCSTGSTALYLAAQSIRGGLADCVLALGFEKMQPGSLGSSVDDRESPMKRHILALNEIDAMQFPVAPWMFGAAGREHMKKYGSTAEHFAKIGHKNHKHSVNNPYAQFQDEYSLDDILAAKMISDPLTKLQCSPTSDGSAAVVLAGEDYVAEHDLAGQAVEIVGQAMTTDFASTFDGSAANVIGYDMNVKAAQQVYQQSGLGPEDFQVIELHDCFSANELLLYEALGLCGPGEAPKLIDDEDTTYGGRWVVNPSGGLISKGHPLGATGLAQCSELTWQLRGTADKRQVDGVTAALQHNIGLGGAAVVTAYQRAER from the coding sequence ATGAGGCGGGTTTTCGTCATCGGTGTCGGCATGACCAAGTTCGAGAAGCCCGGCCGCAGGGAGGGCTGGGACTATCCGGACATGGCGCGCGAGTCGGGCACCAACGCGCTCGCCGATGCCGGTGTCGACTACACCGAGATCCAGCAGGGCTTCGTCGGCTACTGCTCAGGCGATTCGACGTCGGGGCAGCGCGCGCTCTACGAACTGGGCATGACGGGCATCCCGATCGTCAACGTGAACAACAACTGCTCGACCGGGTCGACGGCGCTGTACCTGGCCGCCCAGTCGATCCGGGGCGGGTTGGCCGACTGCGTGCTGGCCCTGGGTTTCGAGAAGATGCAGCCGGGCTCGCTGGGCAGCAGCGTCGATGACCGCGAGTCGCCGATGAAACGACACATCCTGGCGCTCAACGAGATCGACGCGATGCAGTTCCCGGTGGCGCCGTGGATGTTCGGCGCGGCCGGGCGTGAGCACATGAAGAAGTACGGCAGCACCGCCGAGCATTTCGCGAAGATCGGCCACAAGAACCACAAGCATTCGGTGAACAACCCGTACGCGCAGTTCCAGGACGAGTACTCGCTCGACGACATCCTGGCGGCGAAGATGATCTCCGATCCGCTGACCAAGCTGCAGTGCTCGCCGACCTCCGACGGGTCCGCGGCGGTCGTGCTGGCCGGCGAGGACTACGTCGCCGAGCACGACCTCGCCGGGCAGGCCGTCGAGATCGTCGGCCAGGCCATGACCACCGACTTCGCCTCGACGTTCGACGGCAGTGCGGCCAACGTCATCGGCTACGACATGAACGTCAAAGCGGCCCAGCAGGTTTACCAGCAGTCCGGGCTCGGCCCCGAGGACTTCCAGGTGATCGAGCTGCACGACTGCTTCTCGGCCAACGAACTGCTGCTGTACGAGGCCCTCGGGCTGTGCGGCCCCGGCGAGGCGCCCAAGCTCATCGACGACGAGGACACCACCTACGGCGGCCGGTGGGTGGTCAACCCGTCGGGCGGGCTGATCTCCAAGGGCCATCCGCTGGGCGCCACGGGCCTGGCGCAGTGCAGCGAGCTGACCTGGCAGCTGCGCGGCACCGCCGACAAGCGTCAGGTGGACGGTGTCACCGCCGCGCTGCAGCACAACATCGGGCTGGGCGGCGCCGCGGTGGTCACCGCCTACCAGCGCGCCGAGCGCTAG
- a CDS encoding cation:dicarboxylate symporter family transporter: MTTTIDTPTPPEAPRQKRDRTHWLYIAVIIAVIAGVGVGILAPEVGKSVGVLGTMFVALIKMMIAPVIFCTIVLGIGSVRKAATVGKVGGLAFVYFLAMSTFALAIGLVVGNLLHPGSGLNLSDSAAGKGAELAEKAHESGGMLDFVQGIIPTSMFSALTEGSVLQALFIALLVGFALQGLGSAGEPILRGIEHLQKLVFKVLVMILWLAPIGAFGAIANVVGQTGWAAVGQLMALMLGFYLTCTIFVFGVLGSLLRFVSGVSIFKLVRYLAREYLLIVSTSSSESALPRLIAKMEHLGVDRSTVGVVVPTGYSFNLDGTAIYLTMASLFIAGALGDPLTVSEQIGLLVFMIVASKGAAGVTGAGLATLAGGLQAHRPDLLDGVGLIVGIDRFMSEARALTNFSGNAVATLLVGTWTKTIDNGKVNAVLAGRDPFDELTMLDSDHGSRAQEPAQEKLPAKV; encoded by the coding sequence ATGACGACCACGATCGACACACCGACACCGCCCGAGGCGCCGCGGCAGAAACGCGACCGCACCCACTGGCTCTACATCGCGGTCATCATCGCGGTGATCGCCGGCGTCGGGGTCGGCATCCTGGCTCCCGAGGTCGGCAAGAGCGTCGGGGTGCTGGGCACGATGTTCGTCGCGCTGATCAAGATGATGATCGCGCCGGTCATCTTCTGCACGATCGTGCTGGGCATCGGATCGGTCCGCAAGGCCGCCACCGTCGGCAAGGTCGGCGGCCTGGCGTTCGTCTACTTCCTGGCCATGTCGACGTTCGCGCTGGCCATCGGCCTGGTCGTCGGCAACCTGCTGCACCCCGGCAGCGGCCTGAACCTGTCCGACAGCGCAGCGGGCAAGGGTGCCGAACTGGCCGAGAAGGCCCACGAATCCGGCGGCATGCTGGACTTCGTCCAGGGCATCATCCCGACCTCGATGTTCTCGGCACTGACCGAGGGCAGCGTGCTCCAGGCACTGTTCATCGCCCTGCTGGTCGGGTTCGCGCTACAAGGTCTCGGCTCGGCGGGGGAGCCGATCCTGCGCGGCATCGAGCACCTGCAGAAGCTGGTGTTCAAAGTCCTGGTGATGATCCTGTGGCTGGCCCCGATCGGCGCATTCGGCGCGATCGCCAACGTCGTCGGGCAGACCGGTTGGGCGGCCGTCGGACAACTGATGGCCCTGATGCTCGGCTTCTACCTGACCTGCACGATCTTCGTCTTCGGTGTGCTCGGCTCGCTGCTGCGTTTCGTCTCGGGCGTGTCGATCTTCAAGCTGGTCCGCTACCTGGCCCGCGAGTACCTGCTCATCGTCTCGACGTCGTCGTCGGAGTCCGCGCTGCCGCGGCTGATCGCCAAGATGGAGCACCTCGGGGTGGACCGCTCGACGGTCGGCGTCGTGGTGCCCACCGGCTATTCCTTCAACCTGGACGGCACCGCGATCTACCTGACGATGGCGTCGCTGTTCATCGCAGGCGCCCTCGGCGATCCGCTGACCGTCAGCGAGCAGATAGGCCTGCTGGTCTTCATGATCGTCGCCTCCAAGGGCGCCGCCGGGGTGACCGGTGCCGGCCTGGCCACCCTGGCCGGCGGTCTGCAGGCCCACCGTCCCGACCTGCTCGACGGCGTCGGGCTCATCGTCGGCATCGACCGGTTCATGTCCGAGGCCCGCGCGCTGACCAACTTCTCCGGCAACGCGGTGGCCACCCTGCTGGTCGGCACCTGGACCAAGACCATCGACAACGGCAAGGTCAACGCGGTGCTGGCAGGCCGGGATCCGTTCGACGAACTGACGATGCTCGACTCGGACCACGGCTCGCGTGCCCAGGAGCCGGCGCAGGAGAAGCTCCCCGCGAAGGTGTAG
- the putP gene encoding sodium/proline symporter PutP, with protein MTDRTFQMLAIGLYFALMLAIGYYAFRRTSDLDDYMLGGRKLKPGVAALSAGASDMSGWLLLGVPGAIYATGLVEAWIVIGLVIGAYLNWRFVAPRLRAYTEIANNSITVPSFFENRLRDHSHVLRISAGAIILVFFTFYVSSGMVAGGVFFETSFGSSYVTGMLLVAGVTLCYTLFGGFLGASLTDVAQALLMLAALIAIPVAAIIAAGGPGEVLSLVQAADAAHNAANAGDEIHRTSLFFGGSFLAIMSAAAWGLGYFGQPHIIVRFMAMRSAADAKAGRRIGISWMLLTAAGAITTGFAGLAYFYGRGETLDNPETVFLRLAQVLFHPFIAGIVLAAVLAAIMSTISSQLIVCSSALVEDIYRAFGKEASPTRLVTYGRLGVLIVAVLAILLALNPDGSILDLVGFAWAGFGGAFGPLIILSLFWRRLTSAGAIAGMVTGAVVVGVWGQTDALSSVMYEIVPAFVACAVVAVVVSLFTARDDEDIQREFDEMAESVRGEAVQDENPVRQAT; from the coding sequence ATGACCGACCGCACTTTTCAGATGCTGGCGATCGGGCTGTACTTCGCCCTGATGCTCGCGATCGGTTACTACGCCTTCCGCCGTACCAGTGACCTCGACGACTACATGCTCGGCGGCCGCAAGCTCAAACCCGGCGTCGCGGCCCTGTCCGCGGGAGCCTCCGACATGTCCGGTTGGCTGCTTCTCGGCGTCCCCGGCGCGATATACGCCACCGGTCTGGTGGAGGCGTGGATCGTGATCGGGCTGGTGATCGGCGCGTATCTCAACTGGCGGTTCGTCGCTCCGCGGCTTCGGGCCTACACCGAGATCGCCAACAACTCGATCACCGTACCGAGCTTCTTCGAGAACAGGTTGCGTGATCATTCGCATGTCCTGCGGATCTCGGCAGGCGCGATCATCCTGGTTTTCTTCACGTTCTACGTATCGTCGGGAATGGTCGCCGGCGGCGTGTTCTTCGAAACCTCGTTCGGCTCGTCGTATGTGACGGGCATGCTGCTGGTCGCCGGAGTCACCCTGTGCTACACCCTCTTCGGCGGATTCCTCGGCGCGTCGCTCACCGATGTGGCGCAGGCGCTGCTGATGCTTGCGGCCCTCATCGCGATTCCGGTCGCCGCGATCATCGCCGCCGGCGGACCCGGTGAAGTGCTCAGCCTGGTTCAGGCCGCCGACGCCGCGCACAACGCAGCCAACGCCGGTGACGAAATCCACCGCACCTCACTGTTCTTCGGCGGGAGTTTCCTGGCCATCATGTCCGCAGCCGCCTGGGGGCTGGGCTATTTCGGTCAACCCCACATCATCGTCCGGTTCATGGCGATGCGGTCGGCTGCCGACGCAAAAGCGGGCCGCCGCATCGGCATCAGCTGGATGCTGCTCACCGCCGCAGGCGCGATCACCACCGGGTTCGCGGGCCTGGCGTACTTCTACGGCCGGGGCGAGACGCTGGACAACCCGGAGACGGTCTTCCTGCGTCTGGCGCAGGTTCTGTTCCACCCCTTCATCGCCGGAATCGTCCTCGCCGCGGTACTGGCGGCCATCATGTCGACGATCTCATCGCAGCTCATCGTCTGCTCGTCTGCTCTGGTGGAGGACATCTACCGCGCGTTCGGCAAGGAGGCCAGCCCGACGAGGTTGGTCACCTACGGCCGGCTCGGGGTGCTGATCGTCGCGGTGCTGGCGATCTTGCTCGCCCTGAACCCGGACGGTTCGATCCTCGACCTCGTTGGCTTCGCGTGGGCCGGCTTCGGCGGAGCGTTCGGCCCGCTGATCATCTTGTCGCTGTTCTGGCGCAGGTTGACTTCCGCCGGGGCGATCGCCGGCATGGTCACCGGCGCCGTGGTGGTCGGCGTCTGGGGCCAGACCGACGCGCTGTCCAGTGTCATGTACGAGATCGTTCCGGCCTTCGTCGCGTGCGCTGTCGTCGCCGTCGTCGTATCGCTGTTCACCGCGCGTGACGACGAGGACATTCAGCGCGAGTTCGACGAGATGGCCGAATCAGTCCGCGGCGAAGCCGTCCAGGACGAGAACCCGGTGCGGCAGGCTACCTGA
- a CDS encoding sensor histidine kinase, whose product MRTTRPPSRSPWPRSLAGQAIVLQILVIAVIVLAGSALAVLDARHDGDAAAEQQVLGIATALADSPSTAEAIGSGRATEILQPVTELVRRQTDIAFITIMAPDRTRFTHTDPTQIGGAYLGNIGPALEGRTFTEVYTGTLGPSIRAVAPVHDADGRVVGLVAAGILQQSLADRWQAQWPMIAAISVGALAISLVGVWGIRRRLLRQTRGLGPDELRVMYDHHDAILHSVSEGLIVLDRSGVAVVNDEARRLLSLPAGAVAQSDLPEFLRTYNPGARDEVHVTDDRVLVVNRSRVRSDAHGSEVVTIRDRTELQGALGELNSLKVLTDSLRAQAHEAANKLHTIVTMVEMGRPDEAVRFATAGLQLSQLLVDRLSSAVGEPALVALLLGKAAQADERGIELTITEDSELPADDLLLTGQEMVTVAGNLIDNAMDACDPDDPWVEVTVHQDSQRLLIRVADSGVGMDDGTFETAMRRGYSTKSGEDAAQHGLGLALVAQVVKRHGGQLTADVTYGSVVTVTVTRP is encoded by the coding sequence ATGAGAACGACCCGGCCCCCGTCCCGGTCGCCGTGGCCGCGCTCGCTGGCCGGGCAGGCGATCGTGTTGCAGATCCTGGTGATCGCGGTGATCGTGCTGGCGGGCAGTGCGCTGGCGGTGCTGGATGCCCGGCACGACGGGGATGCCGCCGCCGAGCAACAGGTGCTGGGCATCGCAACCGCGCTGGCCGACTCACCGTCGACGGCCGAGGCGATCGGGTCCGGACGGGCCACCGAGATCCTGCAGCCGGTGACCGAGTTGGTGCGCAGGCAGACCGACATCGCGTTCATCACGATCATGGCGCCCGACCGCACCCGGTTCACCCACACCGACCCGACGCAGATCGGCGGCGCCTATCTGGGCAACATCGGGCCCGCACTCGAGGGGCGGACGTTCACCGAGGTGTACACCGGCACGCTGGGCCCGTCGATCCGCGCGGTGGCCCCCGTGCACGACGCCGACGGCCGGGTCGTGGGTCTGGTCGCCGCGGGCATCCTTCAGCAGAGCCTGGCCGACCGCTGGCAGGCGCAGTGGCCGATGATCGCCGCGATCAGCGTTGGCGCCCTTGCCATCTCACTGGTCGGGGTATGGGGCATCCGCCGTCGCCTTCTGCGCCAGACCCGCGGCCTCGGTCCCGACGAGCTGCGGGTCATGTACGACCACCACGACGCGATCCTGCACTCGGTGTCCGAGGGCCTGATCGTGCTGGACCGATCGGGGGTCGCGGTGGTCAACGACGAGGCCCGCCGCCTGTTGTCGCTTCCCGCCGGCGCGGTCGCGCAGTCGGATCTGCCGGAGTTCTTGCGCACCTACAACCCGGGCGCCCGCGACGAGGTCCACGTCACCGACGACCGGGTGCTGGTGGTGAACCGGTCCCGGGTGCGTTCGGACGCGCACGGCTCCGAGGTGGTGACGATCCGCGACCGCACCGAATTGCAGGGTGCGCTGGGCGAACTCAACTCGCTCAAGGTGTTGACGGACTCGCTGCGGGCGCAGGCCCACGAGGCGGCGAACAAGCTGCACACCATCGTCACGATGGTGGAGATGGGTCGCCCCGACGAGGCCGTCCGGTTCGCCACCGCCGGGCTCCAGTTGTCCCAGCTGCTCGTCGACCGGTTGTCCAGCGCGGTCGGTGAGCCCGCACTGGTGGCTCTCCTGCTCGGTAAGGCGGCCCAGGCCGACGAGCGCGGGATCGAGCTGACGATCACCGAGGATTCCGAACTGCCCGCCGACGACCTGTTGTTGACGGGGCAGGAGATGGTCACTGTCGCCGGGAACCTGATCGACAACGCGATGGACGCCTGCGATCCCGACGATCCGTGGGTGGAGGTGACCGTGCACCAGGACTCGCAGCGGCTGCTGATCCGGGTCGCCGACAGCGGAGTAGGCATGGACGACGGCACATTCGAGACGGCCATGCGTCGCGGGTACTCGACGAAGTCCGGCGAGGACGCCGCTCAGCACGGGCTGGGGCTGGCGCTGGTGGCCCAGGTGGTGAAACGGCACGGCGGGCAGCTCACCGCGGACGTGACCTACGGCTCCGTCGTGACGGTGACGGTGACGCGCCCGTGA
- a CDS encoding response regulator, translating into MITVLIVEDEPLIADAHQAYLQRLQGFSVAAVAHTARDAMRAAATAATTDTPIDLVLLDIGLPDANGIALASALSGLRPAPDIITITSERDLEMVRAAVGQGALAYLLKPFTFAAFRDRLERYRRYREALPAGTDAASQAEVDRALAELRVGPDRAAAPKGASPGTNDEIARAVRDSADGVTADEVAKQVGVSRVTAWRYLERLADDGTVRRQTEYGKAGRPKTRYQWR; encoded by the coding sequence GTGATCACCGTGCTGATCGTCGAGGACGAACCGCTGATCGCCGACGCGCATCAGGCCTATCTGCAACGGCTGCAAGGCTTTTCGGTGGCAGCGGTGGCGCATACGGCGCGGGACGCGATGCGGGCGGCCGCCACGGCCGCGACCACGGACACGCCGATCGACCTCGTGCTGCTCGACATCGGCCTGCCAGACGCCAACGGCATCGCTCTCGCGTCGGCGCTGTCGGGGCTGCGGCCGGCGCCGGACATCATCACGATCACCTCGGAACGGGACCTGGAGATGGTGCGCGCCGCGGTGGGACAGGGCGCGCTGGCGTATCTGCTCAAGCCGTTCACCTTCGCCGCGTTCCGGGACCGCCTCGAGCGCTACCGCCGTTACCGCGAGGCACTGCCGGCGGGCACGGATGCGGCCAGCCAGGCCGAGGTCGACCGCGCGCTCGCGGAGTTACGCGTGGGGCCGGACCGGGCGGCCGCGCCGAAGGGCGCGTCACCGGGCACCAACGACGAGATCGCCCGTGCCGTGCGCGATTCGGCAGACGGGGTGACCGCCGACGAGGTCGCCAAACAGGTCGGGGTGTCCCGGGTGACCGCGTGGCGCTATCTCGAACGTCTCGCCGACGACGGCACGGTGCGCCGGCAGACCGAGTACGGCAAGGCGGGACGGCCCAAGACGCGGTATCAGTGGCGGTGA
- a CDS encoding STAS domain-containing protein, producing the protein MTVTSIRSRSADSRRFAIASTTLTFACRTEGSGGRTQATVAVMGEVDAGNAKLFAHTVREAAGGHAALVLDLTEVNFMAFDGASALYAISAHLAREDVTWCVVAGPAVSRVLELCDPEGLIPATTVSSVRGAKPA; encoded by the coding sequence ATGACCGTCACGTCCATCCGTAGCCGCTCGGCGGACAGTCGGCGCTTCGCCATCGCGTCGACGACCCTGACGTTCGCGTGCCGGACGGAAGGCTCCGGGGGACGAACTCAAGCCACCGTGGCGGTCATGGGCGAAGTGGACGCGGGCAACGCCAAACTCTTCGCCCACACCGTGCGGGAAGCCGCAGGCGGGCACGCCGCACTGGTGCTCGATCTCACCGAAGTCAACTTCATGGCGTTCGACGGCGCCTCGGCGCTGTACGCCATCAGCGCACATCTGGCCCGCGAAGACGTGACGTGGTGTGTGGTGGCCGGCCCCGCCGTCTCGCGGGTGCTGGAACTCTGTGACCCCGAGGGGCTGATCCCGGCTACCACGGTCTCGTCGGTGCGCGGCGCCAAGCCCGCCTGA
- a CDS encoding CsbD family protein, which translates to MSDNNSGPEEAVKGVVEGVKGKAKEVAGVVTGRDDLQREGQAQQDKADAQREAAQKEAEAESARAAAKANEERQKAEQG; encoded by the coding sequence GTGAGCGACAACAATTCCGGTCCGGAAGAAGCCGTCAAGGGCGTCGTCGAGGGTGTGAAGGGTAAGGCCAAAGAGGTCGCAGGCGTCGTCACCGGCCGGGATGACCTGCAACGCGAGGGGCAGGCCCAGCAGGACAAGGCCGATGCGCAGCGCGAAGCCGCGCAGAAGGAGGCCGAGGCCGAAAGCGCTCGCGCCGCTGCCAAGGCCAACGAAGAGCGGCAGAAAGCCGAGCAGGGCTAA
- a CDS encoding STAS domain-containing protein, producing the protein MQQFSEHQIDGVVVVVATGAVDMLTAPQLQEVVTAALARRPDGLIIDLTAVDFLGSAGMQVLMITRKELDGAIKFAVVADGPATSRPLKITGVADYIDLFSTLDVALQNLTA; encoded by the coding sequence GTGCAGCAATTCAGCGAACACCAGATCGATGGTGTCGTGGTCGTCGTCGCAACTGGCGCCGTCGACATGCTCACCGCGCCACAACTGCAGGAGGTCGTCACCGCCGCGCTCGCTCGCAGGCCAGACGGCCTGATCATCGACCTGACCGCGGTGGACTTCCTCGGCTCGGCCGGTATGCAGGTGCTGATGATCACCCGTAAAGAGCTCGACGGCGCGATCAAGTTCGCCGTCGTCGCCGACGGTCCGGCAACCAGCCGCCCCCTCAAGATCACCGGGGTGGCCGACTACATCGACTTGTTCTCCACGCTCGACGTCGCGCTGCAGAACCTCACGGCCTGA
- a CDS encoding transporter substrate-binding domain-containing protein — protein MRSRQAGNSQATSPGRHRLPAAGTASAQEPDYVIATDTTFAPFEFQDAGGQLVGIDMDLIREIAEDQDFTVDIKPLGFDAALQAVQANQAAGVIAGMSITDERKAVFDFSDPYFESGVQMVVVTHEMGFAREVASRVMFMADGDIVEDAPPGELFDNPNHPRLRDFLSKVL, from the coding sequence ATGCGGTCACGTCAGGCCGGCAACAGCCAGGCCACCTCCCCCGGGCGACATCGTCTGCCGGCCGCCGGGACGGCCTCGGCGCAGGAACCCGACTACGTCATCGCCACCGACACCACCTTTGCGCCGTTCGAATTCCAGGACGCCGGTGGACAACTCGTGGGCATCGACATGGATCTGATCCGTGAGATCGCCGAGGACCAGGACTTCACCGTCGACATCAAGCCCCTCGGCTTCGACGCCGCCCTGCAGGCGGTGCAGGCCAACCAGGCCGCCGGGGTGATCGCGGGCATGTCGATCACCGACGAACGCAAGGCTGTGTTCGACTTCTCCGACCCGTACTTCGAGTCCGGGGTGCAGATGGTGGTGGTGACCCACGAGATGGGCTTCGCGCGCGAGGTCGCCTCGCGGGTGATGTTCATGGCCGACGGCGACATCGTCGAGGACGCGCCGCCCGGCGAGCTGTTCGACAACCCGAATCATCCGCGGTTGCGCGACTTCCTTTCCAAAGTCCTCTGA
- a CDS encoding MFS transporter: MALLVAGAMFMEILDATIIATAIPAIAATFGVAPVDVNIAVSAYLLTVAILIPATGWLAEKFGIRRVFLTAIVVFTLASVGCALSASLPMLVAMRVLQGVGGAMMVPVGRLAVLRYSDKADLVRAIALLTWPALTAPVLAPALGGAIATYGSWRWIFLINIPIGIVGLLLAFKLIRGGPAAQTRPFDWRGLLLLGAGIAAALLALEHIRVSGTDWLMVGIGGALAVTLLGAAIWHLRRSPAPLMRLSVLRVRTLRITVSGGSLYRLVITAVPFLLPLLFQLEFGWSAFTAGLMVAALFVGNLTIKPLTTPLMRRFGIKRVLLVNGLVSVAWFGVLAALQPGTPVALIAVALYVSGALRSIGFTAYNSLAFADVDGDELTHANTLNATVQEVAAGLGIAVAALLLTVLTSFSWAFVALGVLLALTLVETLRLPGDAGRHVSGAR; the protein is encoded by the coding sequence ATGGCGCTGCTCGTCGCCGGCGCCATGTTCATGGAGATCCTCGACGCGACGATCATCGCCACCGCGATCCCGGCCATCGCCGCGACGTTCGGGGTGGCTCCGGTGGACGTCAACATCGCCGTCTCGGCCTATCTGCTCACCGTCGCGATCCTGATCCCGGCCACCGGATGGCTGGCCGAAAAGTTTGGCATCCGGCGGGTCTTCCTCACCGCCATCGTGGTTTTCACGCTGGCCTCGGTGGGCTGTGCGCTGAGCGCGTCACTTCCGATGCTCGTGGCCATGCGGGTGCTGCAGGGAGTCGGCGGCGCGATGATGGTGCCGGTCGGCCGGCTGGCCGTGCTGCGCTACAGCGACAAGGCCGACCTGGTCCGGGCGATCGCGCTGCTGACCTGGCCGGCGCTGACCGCGCCGGTGCTCGCCCCCGCACTCGGCGGCGCGATCGCGACCTATGGGTCCTGGCGCTGGATCTTCCTGATCAACATCCCGATCGGCATCGTCGGACTTCTGTTGGCGTTCAAGCTGATCCGCGGTGGACCGGCCGCGCAGACCCGGCCGTTCGACTGGCGCGGCCTGCTGCTGCTCGGCGCAGGGATCGCCGCAGCGCTGCTGGCCCTGGAGCACATCCGGGTCAGCGGCACCGACTGGTTGATGGTCGGCATCGGCGGGGCGCTGGCCGTCACCCTGCTCGGCGCTGCGATCTGGCATCTGCGACGCAGCCCGGCCCCACTGATGCGCCTGTCGGTGCTGCGGGTGCGCACGCTGCGCATCACGGTCTCGGGCGGCTCGCTGTACCGCCTGGTCATCACCGCGGTGCCGTTCCTGCTGCCACTGTTGTTCCAGCTGGAGTTCGGGTGGTCGGCGTTCACCGCGGGTCTGATGGTGGCGGCGTTGTTCGTCGGCAACCTGACCATCAAACCGCTCACCACACCGTTGATGCGCCGGTTCGGGATCAAGCGCGTGCTTCTGGTCAACGGGCTGGTCTCGGTCGCCTGGTTCGGGGTGCTGGCCGCGCTGCAGCCCGGCACCCCGGTGGCGCTGATCGCGGTCGCGCTCTATGTCAGCGGCGCGCTGCGGTCGATCGGTTTCACCGCTTACAACAGCCTGGCGTTCGCCGATGTCGATGGCGACGAGCTCACCCATGCGAACACGCTGAACGCCACCGTGCAGGAGGTGGCCGCCGGCCTGGGCATCGCGGTGGCGGCGCTGCTGCTGACCGTGCTGACGTCGTTCTCGTGGGCGTTCGTCGCGCTCGGCGTGCTTCTGGCGCTGACCCTGGTGGAAACGCTGCGGCTGCCGGGCGACGCCGGCAGGCACGTGAGCGGCGCGCGGTGA